A single Endozoicomonas sp. NE40 DNA region contains:
- the parC gene encoding DNA topoisomerase IV subunit A: MEQTVIGDDGIERQSLRAYTESAYLNYSMYVILDRALPHIGDGLKPVQRRIVYAMSELGLKNTAKFKKSARTVGDVLGKFHPHGDSACYEAMVLMAQPFSYRYTLVDGQGNWGSPDDPKSFAAMRYTESRLTKYSDVLLGELGQGTVDWEPNFDGTLEEPSILPARLPNLLLNGTTGIAVGMATDVPPHNLSEVADACVHLLDNPKATIAELVEHIQGPDYPTEAEIITPREDILKMYEQGRGSVRMRAVYQKESGDIIITALPHQCSGAKVLEQIAAQMQAKKLPMVADLRDESDHENPTRLVIVPKSSRIDVEGLMNHLFATTDLEKTYRVNMNMIGVNGRPQVKSLDRMLTEWLSWRTDTVRRRLQYRLDKVLARLHILEGLLVAFLNIDEVIDIIRSEDKPKAALMAKFGLSELQADAILEIKLRQLAKLEEMKIRAEQEELDNERKQLELVLSSERRLKTLIKKEIVADKEQYGDERRSPIEQRQEARALSETDLMSSEPVTIILSEKGWVRCAKGHEVDPSTMNYKSGDKYRLSARGKSNQSSVFIDSTGRAYSVQTHSLPSARGQGEPLTGRVNPPSGATFEGLCVGDTSDCYLMASDAGYGFVVQHGDMVSKNKAGKALLTLPKNARVMSPVPVQGEEQLLAAITNEGRMLVFPLSELPKLGRGKGNKIISIATARAAERVEILVGLAVFSKDDSLVLRAGKRHVTLKPADLEHYHGERGRRGNKLPRGFQKVDSVEVAGDSE; this comes from the coding sequence ATGGAACAAACCGTTATTGGCGACGACGGAATAGAACGCCAGTCATTGCGTGCGTACACAGAAAGTGCCTATCTGAATTATTCCATGTACGTCATTCTGGATCGGGCTCTGCCTCATATTGGCGACGGGCTTAAGCCGGTACAGCGTCGTATTGTCTATGCGATGAGTGAACTGGGTCTTAAAAATACGGCCAAGTTCAAAAAGTCTGCCCGTACCGTGGGTGATGTACTGGGTAAGTTTCATCCCCATGGCGACAGCGCCTGTTACGAAGCCATGGTGCTTATGGCACAGCCATTTTCCTATCGTTATACGCTGGTGGATGGTCAGGGCAACTGGGGTTCTCCTGACGACCCCAAGTCGTTTGCGGCGATGCGTTACACCGAATCCCGCCTGACAAAGTATTCGGATGTTCTTCTGGGTGAGCTGGGACAGGGAACCGTAGACTGGGAACCCAACTTCGATGGCACGCTGGAAGAACCTTCCATTCTGCCAGCCCGCCTGCCCAACCTGCTGCTGAACGGTACTACGGGTATTGCGGTTGGCATGGCGACTGACGTTCCTCCCCACAATCTGAGCGAAGTTGCCGATGCCTGTGTGCATTTGCTGGACAATCCGAAGGCAACGATTGCAGAGCTGGTTGAGCATATTCAGGGGCCGGACTATCCGACAGAAGCTGAAATCATCACGCCCCGTGAAGACATTCTTAAAATGTACGAGCAGGGGCGTGGCTCTGTCCGGATGCGTGCGGTTTATCAGAAGGAATCGGGCGATATCATTATCACCGCCCTGCCCCACCAGTGTTCAGGTGCCAAGGTGCTGGAGCAGATTGCAGCCCAGATGCAGGCGAAAAAACTGCCAATGGTGGCTGACCTGCGTGATGAGTCTGACCATGAAAACCCTACCCGTCTGGTGATTGTCCCCAAGTCCAGCCGCATTGATGTAGAAGGTCTGATGAATCACCTGTTCGCCACCACTGATCTGGAAAAGACCTATCGGGTCAATATGAACATGATTGGTGTGAATGGTCGCCCACAGGTTAAGTCGCTGGATCGTATGCTGACCGAATGGTTGTCGTGGCGGACTGACACGGTACGCCGTCGTTTGCAGTATCGTCTCGACAAGGTGCTGGCACGGCTGCATATTCTGGAAGGCTTGCTGGTAGCTTTCCTGAATATCGATGAAGTGATCGACATTATACGCAGTGAAGACAAACCCAAAGCCGCCCTGATGGCAAAATTCGGGCTGTCTGAGTTGCAGGCAGACGCCATTCTGGAAATCAAGCTGCGTCAGCTGGCAAAGCTGGAAGAGATGAAGATCCGTGCCGAGCAGGAAGAGCTGGATAATGAACGTAAGCAGCTGGAACTGGTATTAAGCTCCGAGCGTCGTTTGAAGACCCTGATCAAAAAAGAAATTGTTGCGGATAAAGAACAGTATGGCGATGAGCGCCGTTCTCCCATTGAACAGCGTCAGGAAGCCAGAGCTTTGTCTGAGACAGACCTGATGAGTTCAGAACCTGTCACCATCATTCTGTCGGAAAAAGGCTGGGTGCGTTGTGCCAAAGGCCATGAAGTCGACCCTTCTACCATGAACTACAAGTCGGGTGATAAATATCGACTGTCGGCACGGGGCAAGAGTAATCAGTCGTCTGTCTTTATCGACTCAACCGGACGAGCCTACTCGGTTCAAACCCATAGCCTGCCCTCTGCCCGTGGTCAGGGCGAGCCTTTGACGGGACGTGTCAATCCGCCTTCCGGTGCAACCTTTGAAGGGTTATGCGTGGGCGATACCAGTGACTGTTACCTGATGGCATCAGACGCCGGTTATGGGTTTGTGGTTCAGCACGGCGATATGGTCAGCAAGAACAAAGCCGGTAAGGCGCTTCTTACTCTGCCCAAAAATGCCAGAGTGATGTCGCCTGTCCCCGTACAGGGTGAAGAACAGCTGCTGGCGGCCATTACCAATGAAGGCAGAATGTTGGTATTCCCATTGTCTGAGTTGCCGAAACTTGGTCGGGGCAAGGGTAACAAAATTATCAGTATCGCAACGGCAAGGGCGGCAGAGCGGGTTGAAATTCTGGTTGGCCTGGCGGTCTTCAGCAAAGACGATTCACTGGTGCTGCGGGCGGGGAAACGTCATGTGACGCTGAAACCGGCAGACCTGGAACACTATCATGGTGAGCGTGGGCGTAGGGGTAACAAGTTGCCCAGAGGTTTCCAGAAAGTAGATAGTGTTGAAGTGGCAGGCGACAGTGAATAG
- a CDS encoding TetR/AcrR family transcriptional regulator, with amino-acid sequence MQSSASTIGHTGIKTSRVRQKNIQVILKAAEDEFVISGFKGASIRDIANRAGLPKANVHYYFNSKMDLYSAVLSHIMDLWEAVFSGLNPEDDPARALRQYINAKMRYCLAHSSASRIFSSEILHGGQHLKEHFKHFKDWIDDKSRVIQAWIDLGKMDPVDPLHLLFTIWATTQYYVDYNPQVATVLGKEELSEKDIQAATDHLCNLVIKGCGIRA; translated from the coding sequence ATGCAATCTTCTGCGTCCACTATTGGGCATACAGGAATAAAGACCAGCCGGGTCCGACAGAAAAATATCCAGGTCATACTCAAAGCCGCTGAAGACGAATTTGTGATCAGTGGGTTCAAAGGGGCTTCGATCCGTGACATCGCGAACCGGGCAGGGCTTCCTAAAGCCAATGTACACTACTACTTCAACAGCAAAATGGATCTGTACAGTGCTGTGCTGTCCCACATAATGGACTTGTGGGAAGCGGTTTTCAGCGGACTGAATCCGGAGGACGATCCAGCCAGAGCATTACGACAATACATTAACGCCAAGATGCGATACTGCCTGGCTCATTCCAGTGCTTCCCGCATTTTCAGCAGTGAAATCCTTCACGGAGGTCAGCACCTTAAAGAACACTTCAAACACTTTAAAGACTGGATCGACGACAAATCCAGAGTGATTCAGGCATGGATTGACTTGGGAAAAATGGATCCGGTCGACCCGTTGCATCTGTTGTTTACCATCTGGGCCACCACACAATATTATGTGGACTACAACCCCCAGGTAGCCACTGTCTTAGGGAAGGAAGAACTCAGTGAGAAAGATATCCAGGCTGCAACCGATCATCTGTGCAACCTGGTTATCAAAGGCTGTGGTATCAGGGCTTAA
- the ubiD gene encoding 4-hydroxy-3-polyprenylbenzoate decarboxylase, whose product MKYRDLRDFIQLLEQQGELKRITAEVDPYLEMTEISDRTLRKKGPALLFENPKGFDTPVLTNLFGTPRRVALGMGQDNVSALKEVGQLLAYLKEPDPPKGFKDALQKLPIFKQVLNMGPRVVNNAPCQEVVLKGDEVDLTRLPIQTCWPGDAAPLVTWPLVITKGPEKDRQNLGIYRQQLLGPNKLIMRWLSHRGGALDYRDWQQKHPDKPFPVAVALGADPATILGAVTPVPDSLSEYAFAGLLRGSRTELVKCKTSDLQVPASAEFVLEGHIHPGEMAEEGPYGDHTGYYNEVESFPVFTVDCITHRKDPIYHSTYTGRPPDEPAVLGVALNEVFVPILKKQFPEIVDFYLPPEGCSYRMAVVTMRKEYPGHAKRIMLGVWSFLRQFMYTKFVIVTDDDVNARDWNDVIWAMTTRMDPKRDSVFIENTPIDYLDFASPVAGLGSKVGFDATNKWQGETDREWGRVITMSDDIKNRVDDRWQELGIFPEE is encoded by the coding sequence ATGAAATACAGGGACCTTCGAGATTTTATCCAATTGCTGGAACAGCAGGGCGAACTGAAGCGAATTACCGCTGAAGTCGACCCTTACCTGGAAATGACCGAGATCAGCGACCGAACCCTGCGTAAAAAGGGACCGGCGCTACTGTTTGAAAACCCCAAAGGCTTTGATACGCCGGTATTAACCAACCTGTTTGGCACACCACGACGAGTTGCCCTGGGAATGGGGCAGGACAATGTCAGCGCCCTGAAAGAAGTCGGGCAGTTACTCGCTTACCTTAAAGAGCCTGACCCACCCAAAGGCTTTAAAGATGCATTGCAGAAGCTTCCGATTTTCAAGCAGGTTTTAAACATGGGTCCCAGGGTGGTCAACAACGCTCCCTGTCAGGAAGTGGTTCTGAAAGGTGATGAGGTTGATTTAACCCGATTGCCCATACAAACCTGCTGGCCCGGCGATGCAGCACCCCTTGTTACCTGGCCTCTGGTTATCACGAAAGGTCCTGAAAAAGACCGCCAGAACCTGGGCATCTATCGCCAGCAGTTGCTTGGACCCAACAAGCTGATTATGCGCTGGCTGTCTCATCGTGGCGGCGCTCTTGATTACAGGGACTGGCAGCAGAAACATCCGGATAAGCCTTTTCCTGTTGCCGTTGCATTAGGCGCAGACCCGGCCACCATTCTTGGTGCTGTGACACCGGTTCCGGATTCTCTGTCAGAGTATGCATTTGCAGGTCTTCTGCGTGGTTCCCGAACCGAGCTGGTCAAATGTAAAACCAGCGACCTGCAGGTACCAGCCAGTGCCGAATTTGTTCTGGAAGGGCATATCCATCCGGGGGAAATGGCAGAAGAAGGCCCCTATGGTGACCATACCGGCTATTACAACGAAGTCGAATCGTTCCCGGTGTTCACTGTTGACTGCATCACCCATCGCAAAGACCCGATCTACCACAGCACCTATACAGGCCGTCCACCCGATGAGCCCGCTGTACTTGGGGTCGCGCTGAACGAAGTGTTTGTTCCGATTCTGAAAAAGCAGTTTCCGGAAATTGTGGATTTCTACCTGCCACCGGAAGGCTGCTCCTATCGCATGGCCGTTGTTACCATGCGCAAAGAGTATCCGGGTCACGCCAAGCGTATTATGCTGGGAGTATGGTCTTTTCTCAGACAGTTTATGTACACCAAGTTCGTGATCGTGACCGACGATGACGTGAATGCTCGGGACTGGAACGACGTAATATGGGCAATGACCACCAGAATGGACCCCAAACGGGACTCCGTGTTTATTGAAAACACGCCCATTGATTACCTGGACTTTGCCTCTCCTGTCGCTGGCTTAGGTTCAAAGGTGGGTTTTGACGCAACCAATAAATGGCAGGGTGAAACGGACCGGGAGTGGGGCCGGGTCATCACCATGAGCGATGACATTAAAAACCGGGTCGATGATCGCTGGCAGGAACTGGGCATTTTTCCAGAGGAATAA
- the rho gene encoding transcription termination factor Rho, producing MHLTELKKQSVPELLAKANEMGLDNLARSRKQDVIFSILKRHARSGEDIFGEGVLEILQDGFGFLRSADSSYLAGPDDIYVSPSQIRRFNLRTGDSISGKIRPPKEGERYFALLKVNEINFDQPENARNKILFENLTPLFPQDRLVMEMGNGSTEDLTGRIIDLVSPIGKGQRGLIVSPPKAGKTLMLQNIAANITRNNPECHLIVLLIDERPEEVTEMARSVRGEVVASTFDEPPSRHVQVAEMVLEKAKRLVEHKKDVVILLDSITRLARAYNTVIPSSGKVLTGGVDAHALERPKRFFGAARNIEEGGSLTIVATALVDTGSKMDEVIFEEFKGTGNMELNLDRRIAEKRVFPAIGINKSGTRREDLLTTEEELQRMWILRKILHPMDEIQAVEFLLDRMKHTKTNEEFFQAMKRK from the coding sequence ATGCATCTTACCGAACTGAAGAAACAATCTGTTCCTGAGCTTCTGGCAAAAGCCAATGAAATGGGCCTGGACAACCTCGCCCGTTCACGAAAGCAGGACGTAATATTCTCTATCCTCAAGCGCCATGCCCGCAGCGGGGAAGACATCTTTGGCGAAGGCGTTCTGGAAATTCTCCAGGACGGCTTTGGTTTCCTGCGCTCTGCCGACAGTTCCTATCTGGCAGGCCCTGATGATATTTACGTATCCCCAAGCCAGATTCGCCGTTTTAACCTTAGAACCGGCGACAGCATCTCTGGTAAAATTCGCCCGCCAAAAGAAGGCGAGCGTTATTTCGCGCTGCTGAAAGTTAACGAAATTAATTTTGATCAGCCTGAAAATGCCCGCAACAAAATTCTGTTTGAAAACCTGACGCCACTGTTCCCACAGGATCGTCTGGTGATGGAAATGGGCAACGGTTCTACAGAAGACCTGACCGGTCGAATTATTGATCTGGTCTCCCCAATCGGCAAAGGTCAGCGCGGTCTGATCGTATCCCCGCCAAAAGCCGGTAAAACCCTGATGCTGCAAAATATTGCAGCCAACATCACCCGTAACAACCCTGAATGTCACCTGATTGTACTGCTGATCGACGAACGTCCTGAGGAAGTGACAGAGATGGCACGTTCCGTTCGTGGCGAAGTGGTCGCGTCCACGTTTGACGAACCACCATCACGTCACGTTCAGGTGGCCGAAATGGTACTGGAGAAGGCCAAGCGCCTGGTTGAACACAAGAAAGACGTTGTCATCCTGCTCGACTCCATTACCCGTCTGGCACGCGCTTACAACACCGTCATTCCATCTTCCGGCAAGGTTCTGACCGGTGGTGTGGATGCCCACGCCCTGGAACGTCCTAAGCGTTTCTTTGGTGCTGCCCGTAACATTGAAGAAGGCGGCAGCCTGACCATCGTAGCCACTGCACTGGTGGATACCGGCTCCAAGATGGACGAAGTGATCTTTGAGGAATTCAAAGGTACCGGTAACATGGAACTGAACCTCGACCGTCGCATCGCTGAAAAGCGTGTGTTCCCGGCTATCGGTATTAACAAGTCCGGTACCCGTCGTGAAGACCTGCTGACCACGGAAGAAGAACTGCAGCGCATGTGGATTCTGCGTAAGATCCTGCACCCGATGGACGAAATCCAGGCCGTTGAATTCCTGCTGGATCGTATGAAGCACACCAAGACCAATGAAGAATTCTTCCAGGCCATGAAGCGCAAGTAA